A portion of the Clostridium gelidum genome contains these proteins:
- a CDS encoding alpha/beta hydrolase fold domain-containing protein: MESIGSKLAKIILRIIKLNKMWQLTGNELRDSIEKRQLSESHEPPKVIKNRFNIIKNDINGYCYYIMKPLKDVGQKHILFLHGGGYVYEINIMHWEFLEKISDELGCTITIPIYPLLPKHEHQDVFNMIVPIYNHIISEVKLKDIVIMGDSAGGGMSLALAELLKEKNLPQPGNIILISPALDMSLCNPEIPEVEKLDLMLAVPSLINIGKWYGGEKGSKHYLVSPIYGDIEDLGKISLFTGTNDILYPDAKKLKIIAEQKGIKINYYEYPSMLHIWPLLFFPESKKAREQIIEIIKSS; encoded by the coding sequence ATGGAGAGCATTGGAAGTAAGTTAGCAAAAATTATATTGCGGATCATTAAACTAAATAAAATGTGGCAATTAACTGGTAATGAGCTTAGAGATAGTATAGAAAAAAGGCAATTATCAGAAAGTCATGAGCCGCCTAAAGTAATCAAGAATAGATTTAATATTATCAAAAATGATATAAATGGTTATTGTTATTATATAATGAAACCATTAAAAGATGTAGGACAAAAACATATTCTTTTTCTTCATGGAGGAGGATATGTATATGAAATTAATATCATGCATTGGGAATTCTTGGAAAAAATATCAGATGAATTGGGATGCACAATAACTATTCCTATTTATCCTTTATTACCGAAACATGAACACCAAGACGTATTTAATATGATTGTTCCAATATATAATCATATTATTTCAGAGGTAAAACTTAAGGATATAGTAATCATGGGTGATTCGGCAGGTGGGGGTATGAGCCTTGCCTTAGCAGAGCTTTTAAAAGAAAAGAACTTGCCACAGCCTGGGAACATAATTCTTATATCACCAGCTTTAGATATGTCACTTTGCAATCCTGAAATACCTGAAGTAGAGAAACTTGACCTAATGTTAGCAGTACCTTCATTAATTAATATTGGTAAGTGGTATGGAGGAGAAAAGGGTTCAAAACATTACTTGGTTAGCCCGATTTACGGTGACATTGAAGATCTTGGGAAAATTAGTTTGTTCACAGGGACTAATGATATATTATATCCAGATGCCAAGAAGTTAAAAATCATAGCAGAGCAAAAAGGAATAAAGATAAACTATTATGAATATCCTTCAATGCTTCATATTTGGCCCTTGCTTTTCTTTCCTGAATCAAAAAAAGCAAGAGAACAAATTATTGAAATCATAAAATCATCATAG